The following proteins are co-located in the Vigna unguiculata cultivar IT97K-499-35 chromosome 9, ASM411807v1, whole genome shotgun sequence genome:
- the LOC114164264 gene encoding probable protein phosphatase 2C 60: MGIYLSTPKIEKFSEDGENEHLRYGLSSMQGWRATMEDAHAAYTNLDGSTSFFGVYDGHGGKVVAKFCAKFLHQEVLKSKAYLTGDIGTSLQKSFLRMDEMMRGQRGWRELSILGDKINKFSGMIEGLIWSPRSSDGNCRVDDWAFEEGPHSDFAGPTSGSTACVAVIRNNQLVVANAGDSRCVISRKGQAYNLSRDHKPDLEIERDRILKAGGFIHAGRVNGSLNLARAIGDMEFKQNKFLPAEKQILTANPDINTVELCDEDEFVVLACDGIWDCMSSQQLVDFIHAQLCTQTKLSAVCETVLDRCLAPSTAVGEGCDNMTMILVQFKRPAQSSASTEEQSSSTGQAEPETQLERSES, translated from the exons ATGGGAATATATCTCAGCACTCccaaaattgaaaagttttccGAAGATGGTGAAAACGAGCATCTTAGATATGGTTTATCATCCATGCAAGGGTGGCGCGCAACAATGGAAGATGCT CATGCTGCATATACTAATCTGGATGGTTCAACTTCATTTTTTGGTGTCTACGATGGTCATGGAG GTAAGGTGGTTGCAAAGTTTTGTGCGAAGTTTCTCCACCAAGAGGTGCTCAAAAGTAAAGCATACTTAACTGGAGATATTGGAACCTCCCTTCAGAAATCCTTTTTAAG AATGGATGAGATGATGCGTGGTCAAAGGGGATGGAGGGAATTATCAATATTGGGGGATAAGATAAACAAGTTTAGTGGGATGATAGAAGGTTTGATTTGGTCTCCAAGAAGCAGTGATGGTAATTGCCGAGTTGATGATTGGGCTTTTGAGGAG GGGCCTCATTCTGATTTTGCTGGACCAACTTCGGGAAGCACTGCCTGTGTTGCAGTTATTAGAAACAACCAGCTTGTTGTTGCAAATGCTGGTGATTCGCGATGTGTGATATCTCGGAAGGGTCAG gCATACAATTTGTCTAGAGACCACAAACCTGATCTTGAGATTGAGAGGGACAGAATCTTAAAAGCTGGTGGTTTTATTCACGCTGGACGAGTTAATGGAAGTTTAAATCTTGCAAGAGCTATTG GTGACATGGAATTTAAACAGAATAAATTTCTTCCTGCTGAGAAACAAATTTTAACTGCCAATCCAGACATAAACACT gTTGAGCTTTGTGACGAAGATGAATTTGTGGTGTTAGCTTGTGATGGAATATG GGATTGCATGTCAAGTCAACAACTTGTAGATTTTATTCATGCCCAATTGTGCACG CAAACCAAACTTTCTGCCGTGTGTGAAACAGTACTTGACCGGTGTTTGGCACCATCAACTGCCGTTGGCGAGGGATGTGACAATATGACCATGATCTTGGTGCAGTTCAAACGACCTGCTCAGTCCAGTGCATCAACAGAAGAGCAATCCTCTTCAACCGGACAAGCTGAACCTGAAACACAACTAGAGAGAAGTGAAAGTTAG